Genomic window (Granulicella arctica):
GAGTGATTTGCTATAAGCATAGGCGACGGTTAAGTTCACAGAGTTCTTGCGATAAACGAAACCCGCTTGCAGCGCGTTGTAGTTGCCGGAGCCGATGCCAGCTTCGGTATAAATGTTGGAATATCCTTTGTACGGACGAGTGTAGTTCGCACTGGTGAGATTTTGATTGATGCACGGATCAAAGTCATACTGCGTCGAAGCCTGCTGACCGGCAGTGCAATTCACGGTCGCGGTTTGCTGTGAAGGAGCAGTTACTCGAGACGGTTGATTCTGGTCGTAGCCGAACGTATCCTGGTGCCGAAAAAGTGTTCCCGCATACGCTACACTGAGCACCGCACTGGGGAACAACTGCCGCTCTAACGTAGCGCTAAAAGACTGCAACTGAGTTGCGGTAAACTTCGGACCAACAGCATCGAGAGATTGTGGAGTCGCTCCACTGGCAGTACCGGAAGTAGGATTCTCCAGTGTTCCTGAGTTGATATTAGAGCTCTGCGTGTAAGGCGGGTTCTGTCCGAAGGCGTTGTAGATAGCTTCGACTGCAAGGCGAGAGTAGCCAACTCCGTAGCCTGCACGAATTGAAGTTTTACCGTCACCAGTCAGGTCAAAGGCAAAGCCAACACGGGGAGCGAAGTTCTTTCGGCCTGCATTGAAGAAGCCGTCCGGAACCCCATTCTGTCCAGCAAAGACAATTCCGGTAGCAAGATTAGCCACTGCACCCGTAGTTGTAACAGGAACGCCACCAGCGTTGTTCTGAAAACCTCCACCAAGGGTTACCACCGGTGCTTGAGCAGCCGTGTATTGAGAGGCATAGAAAGAAGATACCTGATCGCCCGAATTGGTATTCGGCGAGAAATACACCCAGCGCAAACCAGCATTGATCGTCAGCCTGCGAGTCGCACGCCAATCATCCTGCGCATATGCTTCACCCTGACGATAGTGGAAGGAACCACTACGTTGGCCGCTATCTTGGTGATACGTCGAGTCGAGACCGAGGAGATAGTCTGCCACCGGATCTCCGGTGCGTACGCCGTTGAAGGAGAATGATCCACCGGGAACGGTGAACACATTCTGATTCTTAATTCCGGCAATGTAGAGCGCGCCGAACTGAAGTACATGCGAACCTTTTGTCCAGCTGACGTCATCCTGCAGAATGCCTTCACCATCCGAGGCGTGAATAGCGGGGGTGCCTGCCCCGAAGCCCGCGTAACCGCCACTGAAGTTAATGGATGGAGCCTTATTGGCAATGTTGGCCGTTGGAAACGCTTGATTAATCGTTACACCCGCAGGCAGTTGAAAGTTCGTCGTGTTAATGCGCGGCTTGTCATACGTCTCAGCAATTGTCGCTGTATTGATGAAATGCGGTGTTAGCGTGGAGCTAAGCCGGACCATCATGTTCATCCCCGTCGTGTAGTAAGTGGTCGGCGTTGCTGCAAAGATATTTCCGTTGAAGGAGTTATAAGGAATACCATTCTTTACCTGCTCGTACGACACACGGCCGGTCAGAATTTCATTATCGGTGACGTAATGATCAAGTCGATAGTTGTAGCTATCCTGACTCAGTGTCTGCGGCTCCTGGTTGATGTAGTTGAGTGAGCTGCTCGGATTGTTCGGACCATTGCTAAGAGCGTTTAGAAGGGCTATCGCATTAGGGTCGATGCAGGTCGGGTTGATGATGTTCTGGTTTGCGCCTGTGACGCAGTTAGTTGCACCGCGAGCCGCAAGCTGCTGCACACCCAGCGGATCAATCTTCAAAGAATTGGCGAGGGTTCCTGCTCTCTGTGCAGCGGTGAAGACGAGGCCCTGTGCCGTCGAGCCAGTTTCAATTCGCCGCCATTCGTTGGAGGCAAAGAAGAAGGTCTTGCGCTTGCCGTCAGTGTTGAAGAGATGGGGAATACGGACTGGTCCACCAAACGAGTACCCGAAGATATTCTGGCGAAGCTTTGATTTTACTGTAGCGAAGTACGGATTGGCATCGAGTGCATCGTTTCTGAAGTAGTCCCAAACGCTGCCGTGGAAAGTATCGGAGCCTGATTTCGTCTGCACAACAACCTGACCTGAACCGGCCAACCCATAGCGGGCGCTGTAGTTGTCCTTGAGGATACGGAATTCGTCTATCGAATCAACGATCGGCAATACATTGATGTTTGCTAGGTTTCCTGTATTCATGTTGTAGACACCATCTAACGTATAGACGGAGTACTCGATCGACGCACCGTTAACAATGAGTGTTGTGCCGCCAGTCAACCCGCCCGCGCTCTGTTGATTGTTGCCTGCTGTACTGCTGACCCCTGGAATAAGTTGGCCCATAGACTGAAAGTTTCGACCATTCAGCATTAGATTTTCGACTTGTTTGGCAGTGATCGTCCCACCGGAACCTGAGTCCTGTGTTTCAACAGCGAGCGCATCGGCTGTAACACTGATCGATTCGCCCGCATTACCAACCTTCAGCGTGACACTCGTCTCTCTAGTTTGGCCAGGATCGACCTGTACGTGTTGCACGGTAACCTGACTGAAGCCGTCACGGGCAATCTTAACGCTATAGAGTCCGGGCGTAAGAGCATCGACAGAGTAGAACCCGCCATCTGAGGTGCTAAGTGTCCTCACTGCTCCGGTGCTCTCACTCGTAATAACAATATTTGCGGCTCCAATCGCAGCCCCTGTCGAATCTAAAATTGTTCCGCGAATCGCGCCTAGGTTCCCTTGAGCAAGAATTCCTAAGACGGGTAAAGCCATGAACAGTGTTGCTAAAACCATATAGCTCAGGAACCGGAGATGCTTCATGGAGGGAGGCCTCGTTTCAATGAAAAACTTATTCAATAGAAGATGCACGCGGATAATAGGCTTGCCCGTCAGCAGGTGTCAAGCGAAACTTGGCCGTTGGAATTGGTCCATTCTGATTGATCAAACCGGCTTTCGAATCCATGCTCCCGTCACCCTCGGTAGCGAAAGTAGCCAGCAAGCATGTCGGATCGTGGAGTGAAGACTCATCGCGTGGGGATGGCATACCCAGGTGTCCAGGTGTGTGCGCCGCGGAGCACCTTCTCTAGAGATTTACAAAGCAACAATCGACTCTGTAATTTGCTGTTTCTGTTGGAGAACATCTTGCGTATTGACAGCACTGTCATCGCGGGGGTAAAAACCAGTGTCTACGGAATACAGAAATTGCCGGGTTCTGCTGATCGCATCTTGCAGCACCAGAGGCACCTTTCATATTCTTTTGCGAACTCAGAGGTCGTCGATGTCACGCACTAGTCTGAAATATGCTCGTCGTAATTCAGCTGCCCTTGCGCTCGCAGCCTGCCTCGTCTCGCCGGCTCTCGCACAGCAGCCTGCCGTCGCACCGAATGACGCTCTTGCGCAAGGCTTCCTTGCCCCGCCCGCTGCGGCTCGACCACGGGTCTGGTGGCATTGGATGAACGGCAATATCACCAAAGAAGGTATCGGGCAGGATCTCGACTGGATGCATCGCGTCGGTATCGCGGGTTTTCAAAACTTCGATGCCGCGTTGAACACGCCTAAGGTCGTCGACAATCGGCTGATCTACATGACACCCGGATGGAAAGACGCCTTTAAATTTGCTATCGACAAAGGCGATTCCTATGGCTTCGAGATGGCTGTTGCCGGTTCGCCCGGCTGGAGCGAAACTGGCGGCCCTTGGGTAAAACCCGATCAGGCCATGAAGAAGGTAACTTGGAGCGAGACCACGATTGAGGGCGGTAAACCCTTCCATGGCGTCCTGCCTCCACCGCCGAGCCAGACCGGTCCCTTTGGCAATCTGGCGCAGAACGATCTGATGGGTGCGATGGGTGGGGGCGACGCTCCACCCACGTCTAAGGACTTCGGAGCCGACATTGCCACGATCGCGATACGCGAACCTGCGATCGAACAGCCGATGTCGGTTCTAAACCCGAAACTCTCGACCTCCAGCAATACGTCGGTCGACGGTAGAAAGCTTTGGGATAACGACCTGAATAACAGTGTCAGCTTCCCTGCTGCCGCACCTGGCCAGACTGGATGGTTGCTCTATGAATTTCCGCAGCCAGTTGCGATCCAGGCGGTCACCTACGTTCCAGGCGGCCCCGGTGATCCAATGCAGCAGTTCCGCGGCGAGACCAGTGAAGGCCCGATGCTGCAAAGCAGTACAGACGGCGTGAACTTCACCGACATAGTCCGGATGCCACTTGCCGGTGCCGCCGAGCATACCCTCAGCTTTGCGCCAATCACCGCTCGTTTCTTCCGGCTCTCCTATGCTGAAAGACCGCCGCGATCGAACATGCAAGGTGATATCGACCTCAGCGAGTTTGGTGGAGGTGCATCGAAGGGCCCACCGATGCACAGCGTCGCCGAGTTCCAGTTACACACTGGTCCGCGCATTCATCGCTTCGAGGAGAAAGCAGCCTTCGCAGCCCTGCCCGATCTTTACGCTTTCGCTACTCCGCAGGCCGCGCCCAACACTGCCATCGCAAAGAGCGACATCGTCGATCTCACCGCAAAGATGGCTGCGGACGGCACCCTTGACTGGACACCTCCTGCCGGGCGCTGGACTGTGCTCCGCATGGGCTATTCAATAACGGGCATCACAAATCATCCTGCACCGCCTGAAGCTACGGGACCTGAAGTCGACAAGCTGAACCGTGCTGATGTGCAGGCCTATTTCGCTCACTATCTTGATAACTACAAAGATGCTACCGGCGGAAACATGGGCACCGAGGGCCACGGCAAGGGACTGCGTTTTGTGATCACCGACTCCTGGGAGGCAGGCACCCAGAACTGGACCAACGATATGCTCGCAGAGTTCCGCAAGCGTCGAGGCTATGACGCGACACCATGGCTCCCTGCCTTGGCCGGCCGTGTGATCGGCAGCTCAGCCGATAGTGACCATTTCCTGTGGGACTACCGCCGCACCATCGAGGAACTCCTTGCCGAGAATCACTACGCGGTCATCGCGGATTTGCTCCATGCCCGAGGAATGGGGCAGTATGGCGAATCCCACGAGTCCGGCAGGGCAACCATCGGCGATGGAATGGAGATGAAGCGAGCTGATGATGTGCCCATGTCCGCCATGTGGGTGCAGCGTCCAGGCGTCAACGAGAATAACTTTGGCTACAACGCCGACATTCGCGAATCTGCTTCCGTAGCACATATCTATGGCCGCCCTTTTGTTGCTGCTGAATCTATGACCGCGGCAGCAAATCCTTGGGGCTGGTCGCCGGCCACGCTCAAGCCCACTGCAGACAAAGAACTAGCCATGGGTCTCAATAGATTCGTGATTCATTCCTCCGTTCATCAGCCACTCACCGGACCCGGCGGGTCAAATACCGGCAGCCCTGCCCCGGGTCTCACCCTTGGACCTTTCGGTCAGTGGTTCAACCGCAACGAAAACTGGGCCGAACAAGCGACCCCATGGATCACTTATCTTTCGCGCGCCTCCTACATGCTTCAGCAGGGCAGCTTCGTCGCGGATATCGCCTACTACTATGGTGAAGACAGCAATGTCACTGCTATCTTTGGCGACCACGCACCCGACGTTCCTTCCGGCTATAACTACGATTACGTGAACGCCGACATACTCGAGCACAAGCTTCGTGTGGACAAAGAGTCACTCGTCACCGACAGCGGCATGCGGTACCGTGTCCTTGTTCTCGACAAGTATGCCGGACATATGTCGCTGCCCGTCCTCCACCGCATCCAGGAACTTGTGAAGCAAGGTGCCATTGTTATTGGTAAAGCACCGACCGACGATCCTTCCCTCGCCGACGACACGGCCGCCTTCTCTGCAGCCGTTCGTGAACTATGGGGATCGGGCAGCGAGTCGGACCGCAAAGTTGGTAAGGGTCGTGTTCTCTCCAGCGATACTGTGGATGCCGCGCTCAAGTCTCTCGATGTCGCCGCTGACACGACGTACACGAAGGCCGCTCCGAATAGCGAGATCCTTTTTGTGCATCGCCGCACTGCAGGCGCCGATATCTACTTTGTTGATAACCGTTCCGCTCAGGCGATTGATACCAACGCCAGCTTTCGAATCACAGGCAAGGCTCCCGAACTATTCCATCCCGATACCGGCGTCATCGCACCGGTTGGTTTTGTAGCCAGTAACGGGCGAACCTCATTGCCCTTGTCTCTCGAGCCGTGGGGCACCGTCTTCGTCGTCTTTCGGCATGGGACGAAGGAAAGCTTACGACCTGAGCCGAAGCGAACCGAGACCGAACTCGCCACGATGTCTGGACCCTGGCAGGTTCACTTTGATGAAAAGCGAGGCGAACCAGAGACACTTCAACTCACCAGTCTCGGCTCATGGAGCGACCAGACCGACCCGGGCATCCGCTACTTCACCGGACACGGCACCTATAGCAGGCACATCATGGCGCCTCCAGAGTGGTTCCAAGGCCACAGCGCGATTCATCTTGATCTTGGCGATGTAGCAAATCTGGCCGAGGTTTCGGTGAACGGCAAGGCACTTGGAACGGTGTGGAAACCGCCATATCGTATCGATGTTACTGCTGCTCTGCATTCAGGAGACAACCTGCTGGAGATCCGTGTCGCAAACCTTTGGGTCAATCGCCTCATAGGAGATGCCCAGCCGAATGCTACGAAGAAGTACACCTTCACCGCTCGCAATCCATATAAGGCTGATACACCATTGGTTCCTGCTGGCTTGCTCGGACCTGTACGCTTACTTCGTGAGGAGTCTACAGCTACCTCGCTGGATGCTGCTCAGCTCGGCAAAGTTCAAGGAGGCGCGAGAGGCCAGTAAGTAGTTCGCCTTGGTCTAACGGGAGTCGTCGGAGCCTGATCAACGCAGCCTAAGATGACCCAATGACTAACATGTCACGTCGTCGCTTCGTCCATCATGGTGCAGCGATGGCCAGTACTCAAGCTCTGCCGTCGCTCGTCACTCGGTTTGGCTTCAATGGCGATCTTTCGATTGTCGACGCACATATTCATCTATTTGACCCTACCCGGCCGGGTGGAGTGCCA
Coding sequences:
- a CDS encoding TonB-dependent receptor; translated protein: MKHLRFLSYMVLATLFMALPVLGILAQGNLGAIRGTILDSTGAAIGAANIVITSESTGAVRTLSTSDGGFYSVDALTPGLYSVKIARDGFSQVTVQHVQVDPGQTRETSVTLKVGNAGESISVTADALAVETQDSGSGGTITAKQVENLMLNGRNFQSMGQLIPGVSSTAGNNQQSAGGLTGGTTLIVNGASIEYSVYTLDGVYNMNTGNLANINVLPIVDSIDEFRILKDNYSARYGLAGSGQVVVQTKSGSDTFHGSVWDYFRNDALDANPYFATVKSKLRQNIFGYSFGGPVRIPHLFNTDGKRKTFFFASNEWRRIETGSTAQGLVFTAAQRAGTLANSLKIDPLGVQQLAARGATNCVTGANQNIINPTCIDPNAIALLNALSNGPNNPSSSLNYINQEPQTLSQDSYNYRLDHYVTDNEILTGRVSYEQVKNGIPYNSFNGNIFAATPTTYYTTGMNMMVRLSSTLTPHFINTATIAETYDKPRINTTNFQLPAGVTINQAFPTANIANKAPSINFSGGYAGFGAGTPAIHASDGEGILQDDVSWTKGSHVLQFGALYIAGIKNQNVFTVPGGSFSFNGVRTGDPVADYLLGLDSTYHQDSGQRSGSFHYRQGEAYAQDDWRATRRLTINAGLRWVYFSPNTNSGDQVSSFYASQYTAAQAPVVTLGGGFQNNAGGVPVTTTGAVANLATGIVFAGQNGVPDGFFNAGRKNFAPRVGFAFDLTGDGKTSIRAGYGVGYSRLAVEAIYNAFGQNPPYTQSSNINSGTLENPTSGTASGATPQSLDAVGPKFTATQLQSFSATLERQLFPSAVLSVAYAGTLFRHQDTFGYDQNQPSRVTAPSQQTATVNCTAGQQASTQYDFDPCINQNLTSANYTRPYKGYSNIYTEAGIGSGNYNALQAGFVYRKNSVNLTVAYAYSKSLSQFGHASNTGGGSIAGGGGTGVQDWTNLAPEYGLSDFNRTHALTMSGVYDIQAFRRTGNLLERQILGGWSLAGLGVLESGFALTPGLATGVQGLAIRPNQVGPITLLKTKAEWFDTRSFVAPANGFYGNARPGTIKGPREISFNVAGYKTFPIRERLNVQFRAEAFNFLNHPNFGNVDTSVGSGTYGQITSSLDPRELEFSARITF
- a CDS encoding glycosyl hydrolase, yielding MSRTSLKYARRNSAALALAACLVSPALAQQPAVAPNDALAQGFLAPPAAARPRVWWHWMNGNITKEGIGQDLDWMHRVGIAGFQNFDAALNTPKVVDNRLIYMTPGWKDAFKFAIDKGDSYGFEMAVAGSPGWSETGGPWVKPDQAMKKVTWSETTIEGGKPFHGVLPPPPSQTGPFGNLAQNDLMGAMGGGDAPPTSKDFGADIATIAIREPAIEQPMSVLNPKLSTSSNTSVDGRKLWDNDLNNSVSFPAAAPGQTGWLLYEFPQPVAIQAVTYVPGGPGDPMQQFRGETSEGPMLQSSTDGVNFTDIVRMPLAGAAEHTLSFAPITARFFRLSYAERPPRSNMQGDIDLSEFGGGASKGPPMHSVAEFQLHTGPRIHRFEEKAAFAALPDLYAFATPQAAPNTAIAKSDIVDLTAKMAADGTLDWTPPAGRWTVLRMGYSITGITNHPAPPEATGPEVDKLNRADVQAYFAHYLDNYKDATGGNMGTEGHGKGLRFVITDSWEAGTQNWTNDMLAEFRKRRGYDATPWLPALAGRVIGSSADSDHFLWDYRRTIEELLAENHYAVIADLLHARGMGQYGESHESGRATIGDGMEMKRADDVPMSAMWVQRPGVNENNFGYNADIRESASVAHIYGRPFVAAESMTAAANPWGWSPATLKPTADKELAMGLNRFVIHSSVHQPLTGPGGSNTGSPAPGLTLGPFGQWFNRNENWAEQATPWITYLSRASYMLQQGSFVADIAYYYGEDSNVTAIFGDHAPDVPSGYNYDYVNADILEHKLRVDKESLVTDSGMRYRVLVLDKYAGHMSLPVLHRIQELVKQGAIVIGKAPTDDPSLADDTAAFSAAVRELWGSGSESDRKVGKGRVLSSDTVDAALKSLDVAADTTYTKAAPNSEILFVHRRTAGADIYFVDNRSAQAIDTNASFRITGKAPELFHPDTGVIAPVGFVASNGRTSLPLSLEPWGTVFVVFRHGTKESLRPEPKRTETELATMSGPWQVHFDEKRGEPETLQLTSLGSWSDQTDPGIRYFTGHGTYSRHIMAPPEWFQGHSAIHLDLGDVANLAEVSVNGKALGTVWKPPYRIDVTAALHSGDNLLEIRVANLWVNRLIGDAQPNATKKYTFTARNPYKADTPLVPAGLLGPVRLLREESTATSLDAAQLGKVQGGARGQ